In one Culex quinquefasciatus strain JHB chromosome 2, VPISU_Cqui_1.0_pri_paternal, whole genome shotgun sequence genomic region, the following are encoded:
- the LOC6036014 gene encoding coiled-coil domain-containing protein 130 homolog, with translation MGERKGQNHYYPPDYDPKVGSLNKWQGTHALRERARKIHLGIIIIRFEMPYNIWCDGCKNHIGMGVRYNAEKTKVGMYYSTPIYQFRMKCHLCDNHFEIKTDPANLDYVIVTGARRQENRWDPTQNEQIVPETKEVQKKLFDDPMYKLEHGAKDTKAAEDAKPVLGQLYQRNSGVWRDDFEANSRLRAEFRASKKQTKQQDEKDKALLAKSSLDISLLPESESDRKMASLMRLHSAKSIAERDREKRSTILTRPALPSTSGVGESSAQKVKIAGAKLEMKSLGIVKKTAASPALVLASGSKRKVEETIVEEKKPKLLLCNYGSGSSDSD, from the exons ATGGGAGAACGCAAAGGTCAAAATCACTACTACCCACCCGACTACGACCCAAAAGTTGGAAGTTTGAACAAATGGCAGGGTACGCACGCGTTGCGCGAACGAGCGCGCAAAATTCACCTTGGCATCATCATCATACGCTTCGAAATGCCCTACAACATATGGTGCGATGGGTGCAAAAATCACATTGGCATGGGCGTACGGTACAATGCGGAAAAGACAAAAGTCGGAATGTACTACTCGACGCCGATTTATCAGTTTCGCATGAAGTGCCATCTGTGTGATAACCACTTTGAGATTAAAACGGACCCCGCCAATTTGGACTACGTGATCGTTACCGGCGCTCGGAGGCAGGAAAATCGATGGGATCCCACGCAAAATGAACAGATCGTGCCGGAAACGAAAGAAGTCCAGAAGAAACTGTTCGATGATCCCATGTACAAGCTTGAGCATGGTGCCAAAGATACCAAGGCCGCTGAAGATGCGAAACCAGTGCTCGGGCAGTTGTATCAACGGAATAGCGGAGTATGGAGGGACGATTTTGAAGCCAATAGTCGATTGAGGGCAGAATTTAGA GCCTCCAAAAAGCAAACCAAGCAGCAAGACGAAAAAGATAAAGCTCTGCTCGCCAAATCTAGTCTGGACATTTCGCTGCTGCCCGAAAGTGAATCCGATCGGAAGATGGCCTCGCTGATGCGGCTTCACTCGGCGAAATCAATTGCAGAGCGGGATCGGGAAAAAAGATCGACGATTCTCACTCGTCCCGCGCTGCCTTCGACTTCTGGAGTGGGCGAGAGTTCTGCGCAAAAGGTGAAGATCGCTGGTGCGAAGCTGGAGATGAAAAGTTTGGGGATCGTCAAAAAGACAGCCGCTTCGCCGGCATTGGTACTAGCGAGTGGAAGCAAACGGAAGGTTGAGGAGACGATCGTGGAGGAGAAGAAGCCGAAACTGTTGTTGTGCAATTACGGTTCGGGTTCGAGTGATAGTGActaa